In Spodoptera frugiperda isolate SF20-4 chromosome 1, AGI-APGP_CSIRO_Sfru_2.0, whole genome shotgun sequence, the following are encoded in one genomic region:
- the LOC118273026 gene encoding long-chain fatty acid transport protein 4, whose protein sequence is MDAILAALVALMALAAAMAAVLSTLSKAAIFVILAVAPCVYRYRRHIYVFIKTLPRDCKFLWRYANGMIRSKRWGRQDATVAELFTRRALKNPDAPCFFVVGDRDWTFGEMAANSNKVARVMQEHMGLKRGDVVCVFMPNCGEYVWTWLGMAKLGAVSALINSNLRHKPLLHCIQVAKAKAIVFSDQLADSISEVRDQLPEGLKLFQLYGECSPGVLDLAAEMEKHPPDYPIVTDKPRYKDTLLYIYTSGTTGMPKSAILPNSKYLLVVVATVHMLGLKKSDRMYNPLPLYHMAGGLVGTGAALVDGIPSVLRAKFSASNYWTDCIKYDCTVAQYIGEMCRYLLAQPPRPTDSQHRVRIMVGNGMRSAIWQQIVDRFKVPQINEIYGATEGNANIINVDNTVGAVGFLPKLVPTSLHPIALVKADEHGTLLRGDDGYCIRCKPHEPGMFIGLIAQGNASREYYGYVDKDDSNKKLVRNVFCKGDAAFVSGDILVADELGYLYFRDRTGDTYKWKGENVATAEVENAMSPSLQQKACVVYGVSIPQTEGRAGMACIADPARALPLARLARDLDDSLPSYARPLFLRIINDIEITGTFKLKKLQYQKEGFDPEVIKDPLYFRLGADFVPITPQLYTDICTGKIKL, encoded by the exons ATTCCTATGGCGTTACGCCAATGGTATGATCAGGTCGAAGAGATGGGGTCGCCAGGATGCGACAGTGGCGGAGCTGTTCACACGGCGCGCCCTCAAGAACCCGGACGCTCCATGCTTCTTCGTCGTCGGTGACCGCGACTGGACCTTCGGGGAG ATGGCGGCTAACTCCAACAAGGTAGCTCGAGTGATGCAAGAGCACATGGGCCTGAAGCGTGGCGACGTGGTGTGCGTGTTCATGCCCAACTGTGGGGAGTATGTGTGGACGTGGCTGGGCATGGCCAAGCTGGGCGCCGTGTCCGCGCTCATCAACAGCAACCTGCGCCACAAGCCGCTGCTGCACTGCATCCAGGTCGCCAAGGCAAAGGCCATCGTCTTCTCCGATCAGCTTGCTGACT CAATATCCGAGGTCCGCGACCAGCTGCCCGAAGGCTTGAAGCTGTTCCAGCTGTACGGAGAGTGTTCCCCTGGAGTACTGGACCTGGCCGCGGAGATGGAGAAGCATCCTCCGGATTATCCCATCGTGACTGACAAGCCACGGTACAAGGATACGCTGCTTTACATCTACACCTCCGGCACCACCGGCATGCCCAAGTCTGCTATACTGCCCAATTCTAA GTATCTCCTGGTGGTGGTGGCGACGGTGCACATGTTGGGTCTGAAGAAGTCGGACCGCATGTACAACCCGCTGCCCCTGTACCACATGGCGGGCGGGCTGGTGGGCACTGGGGCTGCTCTCGTGGACGGCATCCCTTCTGTACTGCGCGCCAAGTTCTCCGCGTCCAACTACTGGACTGATTGCATCAAGTATGATTGCACG GTGGCTCAATACATCGGCGAGATGTGCCGCTACCTCCTCGCGCAGCCCCCGCGGCCGACGGACTCGCAGCACCGCGTGCGCATCATGGTCGGCAACGGGATGCGGTCCGCCATCTGGCAGCAGATTGTAGACAG GTTCAAAGTGCCTCAGATAAACGAGATATACGGAGCGACGGAGGGCAACGCCAATATAA TAAACGTGGACAACACGGTGGGCGCGGTGGGTTTCCTGCCGAAGCTGGTGCCGACGAGCCTGCACCCCATCGCGCTGGTGAAGGCGGACGAGCACGGCACGCTGCTGCGCGGCGACGACGGATACTGTATACGCTGCAAGCCAC ATGAGCCGGGCATGTTCATTGGGCTGATTGCTCAGGGCAACGCTTCGCGGGAGTACTACGGATACGTCGATAAG GACGACAGCAACAAGAAGCTAGTCCGCAACGTGTTCTGCAAGGGTGACGCGGCCTTCGTGTCCGGGGACATCCTGGTGGCGGACGAGCTCGGCTACCTGTACTTCAGGGACCGCACCGGGGACACGTACAAGTGGAAGGGGGAGAACGTTGCCACCGCAGAGGTCGAGAACGCCATGTCGCCCAGCCTGCAGCAGAAGGCCTGCGTCGTTTATGGTGTTTCT ATCCCGCAGACGGAGGGGCGCGCGGGCATGGCGTGTATAGCGGACCCGGCGCGCGCGCTGCCGCTGGCCCGCCTGGCGCGCGACCTCGACGACTCGCTGCCCTCCTACGCGCGCCCGCTCTTCCTCAGGATCATCAACGATATTGAGATCACTG GCACGTTCAAGCTGAAGAAGCTGCAGTACCAGAAGGAAGGGTTCGACCCCGAGGTGATCAAGGACCCGCTGTACTTCCGACTCGGAGCTGACTTCGTGCCCATCACACCGCAACTCTACACCGACATCTGCACGGGGAAGATCAAACTGTAG